In Antedon mediterranea chromosome 10, ecAntMedi1.1, whole genome shotgun sequence, one genomic interval encodes:
- the LOC140060121 gene encoding uncharacterized protein, whose protein sequence is MVVFQRICIVILVTFIYSCKPELVITPWYSVAKAGEDFSVTCTTENEVETFAYRWLRDDKQNPKRRIPIKNEHNSRIQTTYNETSDRLTLLFSPVKLQDTGRYSCEANGIKHYFLESAEVKVFECEQSKLNFVAGENITLGCSASVGLWEDYPRWEGAVYPNITLRNDNYSVISSQLRFVANAQLNGTEVRCVARTHENTVSECKFKLNIGLSPPMNVFIDITLLTNGTYLLKCNIQDNNQFDLVYKWSSNVSSVFTGEPSEPTVLIPADTLSTAVIVTCFVQGNLNDGEMSLLLDKEGYSHTEYAMSTISAGLNTIYYIIPESNTSSPVFITTEIILFCLLATCVTLYTRVLR, encoded by the exons ATGGTGGTCTTTCAAAGAATATGTATCGTTATACTTGTTACTTTTATATATTCCTGCAAACCTGAACTTGTCATCACCCCATGGTATTCGGTGGCAAAAGCCGGCGAAGACTTTAGCGTGACGTGTACAACAGAAAATGAAGTTGAAACATTTGCTTATCGGTG GTTGCGTGATGATAAACAGAACCCCAAGAGAAGAATACCAATTAAAAATGAACATAACAGTCGTATACAAACAACATACAACGAAACCTCCGATAGATTGACTTTGCTGTTTAGTCCTGTTAAACTTCAAGATACTGGAAGATACAGTTGTGAAGCAAATGGTATCAAACATTACTTTCTTGAAAGTGCCGAAGTAAAAGTTTTTGAATGCGAGCAATCAAAATTGAATTTTGTTGCCGGAGAAAACATCACACTTGGTTGTTCAGCTTCAGTAGGACTCTGGGAGGACTATCCGAGATGGGAGGGTGCTGTATATCCTAATATTACACTCCGAAATGATAATTATTCTGTCATCAGCTCACAGCTTCGATTCGTCGCAAATGCACAATTGAATGGGACTGAGGTACGCTGCGTTGCACGTACGCATGAGAACACCGTTAGTGAGTgcaaattcaaattaaatataggcctatcaccaCCTATGAACGTGTTTATAGACATAACGTTGCTAACAAATGGAACATATCTATTAAAATGCAACATTCAAGATAACAACCAGTTTGATTTGGTCTATAAATGGAGTTCTAACGTATCTTCAGTGTTTACTGGTGAACCAAGTGAGCCGACAGTTTTAATACCAGCCGATACTCTATCCACTGCAGTAATTGTAACTTGTTTTGTTCAGGGGAATCTTAACGACGGTGAAATGTCTCTATTGTTGGATAAGGAAGGATATAGCCATACTGAGTACGCTATGTCGACCATCTCTGCTGGTTTGAAtaccatttattatattattccaGAAAGTAATACATCATCTCCAGTATTTATTACCACTGAAATAATCTTGTTTTGTTTACTAGCTACTTGTGTAACGCTGTATACCCGCGTATTGCGTTGA